The following nucleotide sequence is from Pseudobdellovibrionaceae bacterium.
CATCGTAGCGGCGAGCAGAAAATGTTGTGGCGTAAAGACCCTCTTGCTCAGCAAGCATGGTCATGCCGTCCGTCAATTGAATCTCGCCAATCACACCGGGCTTGACCTTTTGCAGGTGCCCGTAGATGGCTGATGAAAACACATAGCGACCCGGCAGGGCAAGGCGTGAGGGTGCTGCCTCCGGCTGGGGCTTTTCCACCACCGAGGTGACTTTGTAGAGGCCGTCCTTCTCGCCTGAATAGGCGACGATCCCATACTTTTTCACTTCCTGTGGTTCCACTTCCATCACCGCCACCGTGCTCACCCCGGTCTCCTTAAAGCAATTCACCAGTTTCCCGGTGACTGTAGGTTCGCCGTCTCTGGTGTAGGTCAACTCATCTCCCAGGAGAACGGCAAAGGGCTCGTCACCAACCACGGGTCGGCTGGCCAAGACAGCGTGACCAAGGCCGCCGGCTTCAAGCTGGCGGATGCTAATGATGTTGGCCAAAGACTTAATACGCCTAACTTCGTGAAGCAGATCCTCTTTGCCGCCTTTTGCCAGTTTGTCCTCTAGTTCATAAGAGGTATCAAAGAAGTCCTCAATGGCGGTTTTGCCCCGACCGGCGACGAGAACGATGTCTTCAATGCCGGCCCGCACGGCCTCCTCAATGATGAAGAGCAAAATGGGCTTATCAACCAGAGGAAAGAGTTCTTTGGGTACGGTCTTCGTCGCCGGAAGAAATCTGGTTCCAAGTCCGGCCACAGGAATTACGGCTTTTTTTACGGTGTTAGGCATAGAGAGAAGAAATCACAGGCGGCCTGCAATGGCAAGAAAAGGGCTGCCCCACTTCGGTCCAGCAAAATGGGGCCATGCCCTTGATTTATTTTGAGAATGTGCCGAAGAGAAACTGATGTTCAGCGGTTGATCGATGGTCAAATTTGTAACGGGGTATGGCTGGCGCAAAGCCCCATGAGTTGGCGGTTAAACCTTGAAATTTCATGTAGTTACCAAAATTTTTGGGAAACTAATCTCAGTCGCAGTTGCGAATCCTGTCGGCACGGGATGTGCTTTATCACATGGTGTAGTGGGGGATAAGGCATGAGGCTGGGTACATTCTGGATCAAAATGAGACAAAACCGTGGATGGGTCATGCGCCTGGCGACGACCGCAGGCACGTTGACGTTTCTTTTGCTCTTCGTCTTTCAAAACTGTGCCGACCCTCTTGATCTTGCTAATCAAGACTCCCTGAGTTTTACCAATCAATTGCCATTTGCCTATGATACGGAACTCGACACCATTGCCTATATGTCGTGCTCAGAAATGGGGACCGACTACAATTCACGGGCATTTTTTACCTTCCGAGCTGGGGCCTATGGAGCTAACACGGGCCTGCGTTTTAGCGATTCCTATTTGTCGGCCACCAAGAACTTCACTCCTGGTCAACGAGCTGACGCCTTAGCGCAGAGTGAAATCAATGCTTCATCCATTCTTCAGCTCTCCGTCCGTCAGCGCAGCGATGCTCAAAGTATGTTGGCGTCCTCAGGCGGTGGATCAGTTCAGGAGAATAAAGACTATTCGAATCTGTTGGCAGCCTTAGACAGCCCGGCCATTGCTGAGCGGTTGGCGAGCTTGAGTGAGAACAATCGGATCAATTACTTCTCTGGAGTGTCGGGACTCTCCGGCCGCCTGATTGAAGGAAGCCTCCGTTACATGGATTCCGAAGTGGCGGCAGGAAGTGTGCGCGATCATTTGCGTGACGTGGGACTTTTGACTTTGACTTACACTGATGTCATGCAGACAGGGGGCATTGCCGCCAAAAGCCCAGACAACAACGACCGCAAAAAGGCCTATGGCAAAGGCTATCAAATTGATTTTCGCATGGGCTTTGGCATCGACAAAAACAATGCCACCAACCGCCCAGTGTTCACTCGCGGTATTCACCGGGTGATCAACAGTATCCAAGAGGTGGATCTGCAGCGAAGATCACCCACCGAGGCCAACTTGAGGCCTTGGGATTGCTCCAACTCTTACACCTTTATCATCGTTCGTCCTCAGGACGTGGATTCGGTTAAAACCGCATGTTTGCGAGTGGCAGATCCGCTCAATCCCACGGCCCAGGATCGTCCGGCACTTGAAGCCATTCGCCGGGTATTGCGTCCCGAAGACTGGTGGGTGGACCTCTCCCGCCGTTGTGTCATGCCTAAACAGAGCAACGGATTTTGTTACGGACGAGACACCAATGGCTCACTAGACATCAAGTATGACGGTGGCGATTGCACCGGTGACGGCATCTCCTGCCCTCATTACATCAGTGTTTGTGTGCGGCAGTAGTTTTCCTGGGGCTTTCGCCCACCTGTGTTTCGTAATCGGTGTATCTAACCCGTAACCCGTGTTCCGTAATCCGTAAACGTTTCCGTGCCGGTTTCCGTTTTTGTGGACGGCACCGTCTACAGTGACGGAGACGGTAAACTGTCGTGGCACCGTGAACGGGTTGCTGGTTACGGGTTACGATCGCGGGATTCGTTCCTTTGTGGCAGTGGTGTGGCCCACCATTCTCCGTAACCCGTGATCTGTAATCCGTAAACGTTTCCGTGACGGTTTCGGTATCCGCAACAGTAACAGTAACAGTAACTGTAACTGTAACTGTCACGTTTACGGGTTACAGGTTACGCAAACGGAAATTCCTCCTTTGTTGCGTTCGTTGGTCCCCTTTTTCCGTAACCAGTAAACCGTAACCTGTTAGCGTTTCTGCGACAGTTCCCGTGTCCGGGCCGGGATCCGTTTTCCTTTGTTGCAGTGGTTGGCCCACCATTTTCCGTAACCCGTGATCTGAATCCCGTAAACGTTTCCGTGTGTGTGTCGGTTTACAGTCACGGATTCGGAGGCTGTCACTGTCACGTTTACTGGTTACGGGTAACGTTCACAGGACTTGTTCCTTTGTCGCAGTGGTTGGCCCACCTTGGGGTGATGGCCAACACACTTTACAAAGGAAGTTAAAATGACTCAGAAGAAATGCGAATACAGATTTAGATCATTGGATTTGGCGGTGGAGTTTTGCCAGCAGGTAAAGCTGTTGAAGATGCCGATTCATCTGCGGGATCAGGTGCTCCGGGCATCTTCATCCGTTGCGCTGAATCTCGCCGAGGGGAGTGGTAAACCCAGCGCAAAAGACAAGCGGCGGTTTTACTCGATTGCCTTGGGCTCCTTACGCGAGTGCCAAGCGATACTGAGAATCGAAGGCATCAATGACCAAAAGCTCATTGACCTTGCCGACCATCTAGGAGCCTCTGTCTTTAAGCTCACCCTCGGGACCTAGCGGGGAGAGTGCTCAGTCAGGCTCCGGAAAAGACTGATCTCAATCAAAATTGAGTGGAAATCCTGGGCCTACTCCAAGCGAGCTTTCCAAGATTGAAACAAGGCCGTGAAAAAATCCTCAGATTTCCTCAATGGCCTAATCTGATTGGGTTTGGTCGTTTTCAGGGGAGACTTAATGGTGGTTAAGTGCCTGATATCAACAGATCTCATTTTGGCGGGGTATTGGAAACCTTGAGTTGCTCCCTTAAGATGGAGTCTTCACAAAATAAGAACGACTTCCCGTGTTTTAAAGTGGCACGTTGACGGGATAAAAAGGGAGAAGTCATGGCGTTTGGAGTTGAGAGAGCTTGCGGTCGTAGCAGTAGTTGGTGGTTTGTTGTTACTTCAATTACTTTCAGAGCCTTTTTTGTGCTCTTGGCTTTTGGGTTCTTTGGGCCAGAGGTTTCCTACGCCAAGATGGGCCACTGGTTTAAGCATGGCCCATCGGTCGTTCAGCCACCTAGTGATTCGCATAACCAAGAGGCACCGGAAGATCTCGATCTCGTCTGGGGCCCTGAAACTTTCCATGGCCGCATCTTCAAGCCTCACACTCAAACGCAAAGCCTTGATCTAGCCAGGGGGGGGGTATCTCCTTGTTATTGAAAACGGTCTTCCGGTTGAATTAGGTTCTTGTCCGAAAGAGCGAAGCTTAGTTTCGCTTGTTTGCCGAATCAAACAAGGGCTTGCAGCCTTTAAAACTCTGTTTACACGCGTTCACGCGGGCCATGTGTGGCTCAATCAGAATTTGATCCTAACTCCGGGAAGTCTCAACATCACCACTCAGGAAGTTCGAATCCCAATTGACCTCACTGAGGATAAATCCACTTTGTCTTTAAAGCTTAAAGGCTTTCCAGGCTCATTCGTAAAAGTGAGCATTTATGGCGAAGGCTCTAATCAGCCTCCTATTTTAAACCTAACCTGGAGTTCCGATCAGCCTCTTGAAGACGAAGTGGTGCTCTTTGATGCCATGGCTTCTACCGATCCTGACGGGTCGGTGAGTGAGGTGCATTTTGACTGGGGTGACAATACTTCAAGCACGGGATTTGTGGCCGAGCACTCGTGGCAAGTGGCAGGAGTTTATGTCGTGACCGTGACGGTTACCGACAACGATGGGGCGCAGATTTCGGTACCGATTGAGTTTACTGTGCTGCCAAAACCAAAACCCCCAAGTGACGGCGGAGGCCTCTTTTATGTGACCAAATCAGACGGTCTACCGGTCAGGGTTCATCTCAGTACAAGCTTTCCTATTGTAGATGAAGACAGCGAGATAGTGAGCTACACATGGGCATTTGGCACAGGAAAAACTCTGACTCTTTATCCCCATGAGACCGATTCTTATGCCACTATTGAACACTTTTATCTTGAGGCTGGTGATTATTCCGTCAGCCTTACGATCACCGACAGTCAAGGGTTGACGACTAAGACTTCACGGACGATCAGCCTTGAGGACAATCATCTTCCCGTCCCTCACTTTTCCGTCAGCCAAGTGGCCGAGGGCAGCGGGGTAAGGGTCACCTTTGATGGCAGTCAAAGCTACGACCCCAATGGCGACGAAATCCGTTTTAGATGGCGATTCGGGGACAACACTCCTGAAGTCATTGGTACGGATCAAGGTGTCGTGAGCCACCTTTACGCTCAGCCAGGGGAGTACCTTGTACGCTTACGGCTCAGAGACTCTAAGCTTGGCCGGAGTGAGGTCTTTGCCAGGATTCAAGTAGGTGGCGCAGATAACTTGGCCCCTATTGCTGTACTAACTCCCTCGCCACTTTTAGGTCCAGCCCCCCACGGAGTGACCTTTGATGCCAGTCAGTCCTTTGATTTGGACGGGTCTATTTCTCATGTGGAATGGAACTTTGGCGACCATTTGTCGGTGATTAATGAAGCTATGGGTTTAACTGCTCATCACACGTACAAATCTCCGGGAGCCTATTATGGCAGTGTGACGGTCATCGACAATGAGGGTAAATCGTCCACTCAGTATTTTGAAGTGTTTGTTCCTTTCGAAGAGGGCTCCGTTCCGCCTGTTCTTTTAAGTATCTATGATTTTGGTAAAAACAGTGTGGAGTTTGACGGGTCAAACACCAAGCTTCCCATCCTTGGGCAACTGCAGAACTTCTTTTGGTATTTCGGCGATTCCACATTCGAAAGGGGCAGGTTTCAGTGGCACACCTATCCTGGAAGTGGTGAATATGAAGTGGTGCTCCATGCCTTTGATGTCCTGGGAAATCGCTTTTATGCCAAATCAACCATTCAGGTCTCAGGCGAAGGCAGTGAATCACTCATTGCAACTTTTGAGCAAAATGGCACATCAATGAACCTTGGTGAGGCCGTTCAATTTGATAGCCAAAGTTCAGTCGTTCCATTGGCAGGTCCCATCGAAGCCATTTGGGATTTTAATGACGGCAGGGTATTACGCGGAAACTGGGAGAACCTCAAACAAGTGAGTCATACCTATCAGGCCAATGGGAGCTACAAGCCCACGTTGACTCTGACCACCGCCCTGGGCCAAACGGCCATCGCCTACGGCATGGTTCATGTGGTTTCAGGGGTTCAGCCCGTAGCGGTCATTGAAGCCTCGGCCCGTATTGGCCGAGTTCCTTTTGTGGTCACTTTAGACAGTTCCAAGTCCTATGACCCGGACGGAGAAATCAGTCGGACCCTATGGCACTTTCCTAGCGGGGGTTTTAGCCAGTCCGCCATAACGACCTATACGATTTCAGATCCGGGAAAGTATTTTGTTGAGCTGTTAGTCGAGGACAATCAGGGGAATATGAACTCCCAGTGGATGGAGTTTGTGGCGTTTTCTGAAGAGGTTCCACCTGGGAACTTGCCACCCGTGGCGCAGATCTCTCCGGTTGGCGGTTTTATCGACGCCCCAGGAGCTTATTACCTAGATGCCTTGGGCTCCCATGATCCCGATGGGGAGATCGTTCTTTACGAATGGAGATGGAAGGGGCAAGTCCTTCAAGGCTCAGGTCCTTACATAAACTTAAGCCAGGAGTTTCCCTATCTCGATGATTTGGTTTTGATCGTCTATGACAACTATGGGGCATCGAGTACGGCTTCGCAGAGAATTCTCTTTCTGCAAAGGCCCGATCCTCCAAATAGTGACTTTATGGTGAAAGGCCCCTGGGGTAGTGAGCTTGGTCTGGCAAGCGAGCAGGACGGGGCCCATGAGCTAGGAGATCTGACAACAAGGCTGATCTTTGAGGCCTTGTTAGACCCAGGCCAAGGAAGCTTTGAGTGGAAGGTCAACGACGTGCCGGTGGGGACAACACGGGAACTGAATTACCTATTTTCCCGACCCGGGACACACACGGTGAGTCTTGTTGCCACTCATAATGGTCAGCCATTGCCTACTCAAGCCTACCAAGTGGAAGTTCCCGTTGAGGCCTGCGTGAATGATCTTGAGGGCAACATGTGTCTTTTGGCCTTTGAAGCCCCACAAAACAAACTCCCCAAATCTGCTCAGATGTTGACAGTCTTTGAGGGGACGGGGCAACTGCAGTTTAACCAAAGCCTGCAAGATCTTAGAGTTGAACTCCTCTATGATGAGTCCTTGGATCAGGACCCCGTTGACCTCACAGCACAAATGCTTGTGACTCCCATTGGACAGATTCAACTTCAGGCCCAGACCATTCGGGATCTGGTTACATCTACACAAAAGCCCTTTCGCATTTACGTCGGCGCTGATCTTGGAGAAGGTGTTGTTGGTCATGGATTCACAGCACCCATCACCTTGGCCTCATCCATCACGTTCACCTCGGGAGCGACAGATCTTAGCTTTACTCTGGCCCACGAAAACCTCAGCCGAACCACCCACACGATTGGCTCTAGTCAATCGGTTGTGATCGAAGATCTGGAGCCTGGAAAATACCTTGTCGTCGGTGAATCAAGCTATGGCTACATTCACGGAGGGTTTGAGGTTTCGCCTGATTCGAGTATTGAAGTAAAGTTACTTCCATCAAGTCCTGATAATTTGTACTGGAGTGTTCAAGTTCAGAGCCAGGGTCTGATGATGATGTCGGCCCAGCGGGGTTACTGGGATCCGCCGCCGCTACCACCCTTGGGACTTGATCCCGAGGTTTTCTCGCCCTACGCCACGCCCTTCTGGTCGACGAGCCCTCACCAGCCCGTGCGGCTGACGAAGAACTCTCCCAGAAGTATCCATTGCACAGCGGTTGATCGAGCTTGGAATCTAGAGGAAAGGCAACAAATTGCGCGGGCAAAGCAACTGAGCCAGAAGATTAGCCTCAAGGTTTATGAGTTGGGCGTCAAAGAATACGAAGCATATACGCTTGCTCAGGCAATCTACGCCGAGTGCCTGACCTATTCGCCTGATACGTCCCAATATGCACACTGTATGAACGCTTACAATGAGGCTACAAGAACGCAGTCAGCCTATGCTCAAAGGGTTGCTGAAGAAACAGCTAAGGCCGCAAACTTAGCCGAGGGATTGGGCTATCCCGTTGATCCTTATATGGGAGACACTTCAAATCAGCCTCCAGTTGAGATTCCCAAAGGGAACCCAATTGCAAAGGTATCGGTTATGGCGTTTATCGATTTCTCAAGAATGGAAGGTGGTGTTTTAAAGAGAGTAAGTGGTGAAAAATTGGTCATTGAATTGAATCCCGGAAATTTGAGAGCCGTTGACCTTGCGTATCCCACCTTTAAGGCATTCAGTATTCCAGAAACTATATTTCAGAAAGTTGAAGACTATGATGAAGTTACAATAAGATCGATAGATTTCAGGACGGCTGGAGGTTCGAATCAGCAATTGTATGCAGGCTGTGTCTACGATTCAGTCCCCGAGCCCTACATTCAAGGAGTTACCGCTGGTAAAGTAAATCGCGATTATGCAATGGGCATATTGACAATACCTCAGAGTCACTTTTTGCCTTTATCTGTTGATGGGTCCAGCTCTGGGGGTCATCATAACCCTTACAACGATTACAAGCCCAAAAGAGAATGGGCCGTGTCTTTTAAAGTCGCTCCGAGTATCGGTTTTTACTGGATTAACCTAACTGGAGCAAAGATTTTAACGAAGTATGGCGCTGTTCTCTCCGAGGATATCACTGTTGAGCAGAATCTGTATTCGACGTACACGTATTACAACAAACCAGAGCTGAAACTTAAAATCGGTAACATTGAGCAAGCTTTGGGGCCTGACGCTCTTCGGGCGGCGACATTTGATTCGCTTGATCTTGTGTTTGAGTTAACAGGAAAAAAGGTGAATCAAAGAGGAGAGGAGGTTGGTGATTTCAAAACGACGCGGACAATTCAGGTCACCCCACTTTATGACGGAAAGAAAGTAGGTGCTCCGATGTATGGTGGGAGGAT
It contains:
- a CDS encoding four helix bundle protein, translated to MTQKKCEYRFRSLDLAVEFCQQVKLLKMPIHLRDQVLRASSSVALNLAEGSGKPSAKDKRRFYSIALGSLRECQAILRIEGINDQKLIDLADHLGASVFKLTLGT
- the galU gene encoding UTP--glucose-1-phosphate uridylyltransferase GalU, which gives rise to MPNTVKKAVIPVAGLGTRFLPATKTVPKELFPLVDKPILLFIIEEAVRAGIEDIVLVAGRGKTAIEDFFDTSYELEDKLAKGGKEDLLHEVRRIKSLANIISIRQLEAGGLGHAVLASRPVVGDEPFAVLLGDELTYTRDGEPTVTGKLVNCFKETGVSTVAVMEVEPQEVKKYGIVAYSGEKDGLYKVTSVVEKPQPEAAPSRLALPGRYVFSSAIYGHLQKVKPGVIGEIQLTDGMTMLAEQEGLYATTFSARRYDAGDKFGYLQANIELGLEHPEIGSKLKSYLKDLAKGL
- a CDS encoding PKD domain-containing protein; translated protein: MWLNQNLILTPGSLNITTQEVRIPIDLTEDKSTLSLKLKGFPGSFVKVSIYGEGSNQPPILNLTWSSDQPLEDEVVLFDAMASTDPDGSVSEVHFDWGDNTSSTGFVAEHSWQVAGVYVVTVTVTDNDGAQISVPIEFTVLPKPKPPSDGGGLFYVTKSDGLPVRVHLSTSFPIVDEDSEIVSYTWAFGTGKTLTLYPHETDSYATIEHFYLEAGDYSVSLTITDSQGLTTKTSRTISLEDNHLPVPHFSVSQVAEGSGVRVTFDGSQSYDPNGDEIRFRWRFGDNTPEVIGTDQGVVSHLYAQPGEYLVRLRLRDSKLGRSEVFARIQVGGADNLAPIAVLTPSPLLGPAPHGVTFDASQSFDLDGSISHVEWNFGDHLSVINEAMGLTAHHTYKSPGAYYGSVTVIDNEGKSSTQYFEVFVPFEEGSVPPVLLSIYDFGKNSVEFDGSNTKLPILGQLQNFFWYFGDSTFERGRFQWHTYPGSGEYEVVLHAFDVLGNRFYAKSTIQVSGEGSESLIATFEQNGTSMNLGEAVQFDSQSSVVPLAGPIEAIWDFNDGRVLRGNWENLKQVSHTYQANGSYKPTLTLTTALGQTAIAYGMVHVVSGVQPVAVIEASARIGRVPFVVTLDSSKSYDPDGEISRTLWHFPSGGFSQSAITTYTISDPGKYFVELLVEDNQGNMNSQWMEFVAFSEEVPPGNLPPVAQISPVGGFIDAPGAYYLDALGSHDPDGEIVLYEWRWKGQVLQGSGPYINLSQEFPYLDDLVLIVYDNYGASSTASQRILFLQRPDPPNSDFMVKGPWGSELGLASEQDGAHELGDLTTRLIFEALLDPGQGSFEWKVNDVPVGTTRELNYLFSRPGTHTVSLVATHNGQPLPTQAYQVEVPVEACVNDLEGNMCLLAFEAPQNKLPKSAQMLTVFEGTGQLQFNQSLQDLRVELLYDESLDQDPVDLTAQMLVTPIGQIQLQAQTIRDLVTSTQKPFRIYVGADLGEGVVGHGFTAPITLASSITFTSGATDLSFTLAHENLSRTTHTIGSSQSVVIEDLEPGKYLVVGESSYGYIHGGFEVSPDSSIEVKLLPSSPDNLYWSVQVQSQGLMMMSAQRGYWDPPPLPPLGLDPEVFSPYATPFWSTSPHQPVRLTKNSPRSIHCTAVDRAWNLEERQQIARAKQLSQKISLKVYELGVKEYEAYTLAQAIYAECLTYSPDTSQYAHCMNAYNEATRTQSAYAQRVAEETAKAANLAEGLGYPVDPYMGDTSNQPPVEIPKGNPIAKVSVMAFIDFSRMEGGVLKRVSGEKLVIELNPGNLRAVDLAYPTFKAFSIPETIFQKVEDYDEVTIRSIDFRTAGGSNQQLYAGCVYDSVPEPYIQGVTAGKVNRDYAMGILTIPQSHFLPLSVDGSSSGGHHNPYNDYKPKREWAVSFKVAPSIGFYWINLTGAKILTKYGAVLSEDITVEQNLYSTYTYYNKPELKLKIGNIEQALGPDALRAATFDSLDLVFELTGKKVNQRGEEVGDFKTTRTIQVTPLYDGKKVGAPMYGGRISMYARAELIRTLDVLNQSFNVNQVAALQLPVNLTKYPCVSLDVDCGSTMNLQVNDASLPFGGEFVVPKIKNPTKLQRLHSSHRDGQKMDLRFFGDLEFYEGTCYGSVPSGPIYLDPEVSIEIPPEATDDFERTCERIEYRGPIVDGVQKVLDVADYLRWRKVCVAQGETSAGCVDSKPTRQMTRFAKWVLINRKAFDWLTKNTAGFDYLMSSGQGATWNFPGIESVMTSPSQLQRDR